A genomic stretch from Desulfurococcaceae archaeon MEX13E-LK6-19 includes:
- a CDS encoding winged helix-turn-helix transcriptional regulator has protein sequence MTSEKLVIPYDRPLAARRIIDALNSGPKLNILKILLEEKENGVTAGEIANKLKIKLPTALSHLNDLVKSGLVIVKNVKEGRKTLKKYFLAAKTITLEINLEFFLRLDEKSVEEELKEIEALAIEYINKKRESGVLPLAISVKNVAETLGVDTNTAIKIVDYINTYTDKIIEYLVGEALEVMKKKKKVGSVRELAKTLRVHDYWAALIVQKMISKGYAYMEPSGEITLLAV, from the coding sequence ATGACGAGCGAGAAACTAGTAATACCCTACGACAGACCCCTAGCTGCCAGAAGGATTATTGATGCACTCAATAGTGGCCCCAAACTCAATATACTCAAGATACTGCTTGAAGAAAAAGAGAATGGTGTTACAGCTGGGGAGATAGCTAATAAGCTGAAGATAAAACTGCCGACAGCACTATCCCACTTAAATGACCTAGTCAAATCAGGTCTTGTGATCGTTAAGAATGTCAAGGAGGGCAGGAAGACGCTCAAGAAATACTTTCTAGCAGCGAAGACGATCACTCTGGAGATAAACCTTGAGTTCTTTCTCCGGCTCGACGAGAAATCCGTGGAGGAGGAGCTCAAAGAGATAGAAGCTCTTGCAATAGAGTATATCAATAAGAAGAGGGAAAGCGGTGTACTACCCCTCGCTATAAGCGTGAAGAACGTTGCTGAAACCTTGGGAGTAGACACCAATACAGCGATAAAAATAGTTGATTACATAAACACTTACACTGATAAAATCATAGAGTATCTTGTCGGTGAAGCACTAGAGGTCATGAAGAAGAAAAAGAAAGTAGGTAGCGTAAGAGAATTGGCTAAAACACTTAGAGTGCATGACTACTGGGCTGCTCTTATAGTCCAGAAAATGATTAGTAAAGGCTATGCGTATATGGAGCCAAGCGGTGAGATCACTTTATTAGCAGTGTAA
- a CDS encoding YIP1 family protein, with protein MTGVPAFIEYFGTAVTAPRQFAKIVMAERKELYYGFAIVLVFSIMVSIVSTYAVVIKAMGFAPFLPGFVVSATLGGLVVLGVIASIILWLIIGLLVHGFSVLLGGKNGFEQTLMALSFFWIPWFIHGLAAPVYVFADYMTSLVIWMLVTIISLCWGVILVVLSLAEVHEYGVGRAFASILLPLVIIVFLCVIIPTLVVFSWI; from the coding sequence TTGACTGGAGTTCCAGCTTTCATAGAATACTTTGGCACAGCTGTTACGGCGCCAAGGCAGTTCGCTAAGATAGTGATGGCTGAGAGGAAAGAGCTGTACTATGGATTCGCTATAGTGCTGGTCTTCTCGATAATGGTGAGTATTGTATCAACTTACGCAGTTGTCATTAAGGCCATGGGTTTTGCACCTTTCCTACCAGGATTCGTGGTATCGGCTACACTTGGAGGTCTTGTTGTACTAGGTGTTATTGCATCAATCATACTATGGCTTATAATAGGATTGTTGGTGCATGGATTCTCTGTGCTTCTCGGCGGCAAGAACGGGTTTGAACAGACGCTAATGGCGTTATCGTTTTTCTGGATCCCATGGTTTATCCATGGTCTAGCTGCCCCGGTCTACGTGTTCGCAGACTATATGACATCACTAGTGATATGGATGCTTGTCACAATCATTAGTCTATGCTGGGGTGTAATACTTGTCGTATTATCTCTAGCAGAGGTACATGAGTATGGTGTTGGCAGAGCTTTTGCATCAATACTACTCCCCTTAGTGATCATTGTGTTTCTCTGTGTTATCATACCAACACTTGTAGTATTCTCATGGATATAG